A window of Schistocerca serialis cubense isolate TAMUIC-IGC-003099 chromosome 1, iqSchSeri2.2, whole genome shotgun sequence genomic DNA:
TTAAGCAGAACTCTGTAGAAAATATGCCCAACATCATGTGTtcaaaattatataaataataaacTAGATACAAAACACCTTGAAGACGGAGGTAGGTGACCAAAACTCATAAAATTTAGTACTTTGACTGCTTCGAAGCCTTCAGCAGACACAGCAGAGGTGTCACGCCTGACACCGTTTGCTTGCCAGTGGCCGCGTGCTTCTCTCTGTTTAGTACAGTATATGTCTGGATGGTGTGTAAAGTTCAGAATattgtgttcctgtatactggtatCAACTCAGGAAATACAAATTAATGCACAGTACTGCATTATACACTGTACTAAAAATTGTAACAATataggcctttgtcaaaaatagacgaatacacacacacacacacacacacacacacacacacacacacacgtggctgcagtatcaggcaactgaaaccacactgtgagcagcagcaccagtgcatgaggtGGGGCATGTGACTGCTGGCGGGCACACGGTGTCTGTTGTGAACCCCCGCTGTGTCTGCTGCAGGCTTCAGGCAGTCACAAtgttaaagaaagaagaaaactgcTAATTATTAAGTGGCTAGTTGTTGTTCAGGTTATTTCTCACATAGTGGAGTGGCAATCCAGATTTTCTCTTAATCGCTTAAAGTAAATACCCTGACAGTTTCTTTGAAAATAACAAAACATACTTTCCTCTTTCTCCAACGGAACATGTGCACTGTCTCTAATGGTGTTGTTGACAAGATTTTAatctctgtttttatttattttgtttttctcgTAGAATTTCACTGTACAACCCAGTCTTACAAAATTTTTGAGGCTTTCGTGGACACTTGTTGCGTATTGACTGCTGGGATCTGTGGCTGATGTTTGTTTaacaattttccaatgttttgtCAGCATGAGTGGTTGGCATTGTCGAAGGATCACACTCAAGTACACTAGTGGCAGTAGAGGGTACacctttgacagtgccagccactcgtgatGGGGAAATGTCAGTTGAATATCCTGGGGAAAAACCAGCTTGTAATACATCAGCTTAAAGTCTTGTTAGCTGTGTTGAGACAACAATGTCAGTTGATAACTGATGATTTCCTTCCTGTCATAGTATCTAATAAGTAGGACATGTGTAAAAATAATCTTTATGGGCAATTTAGGAAACCTGATATAGAAATATTGTCAAAAGGAATTGACCATTTGAACGAGTTGGTCATAATGAATGTATAACTGCCTAAATTAGCTCAGGGATGCATGTGTAAGATAGTTGAACATTATTGTGAATCTCCTGGTGTTATGATACTCCATTTTCTTCTCATTTGTTACAGATTGTTGGCCTGGATAGAAATACATCAGAAAGGTGTTTCGTGTGTAGTGTAACAGCAAGTTCAAGCATGTCCAGTGTGTGCCTTGTGCAAATGAGCAGCAGTTCTCCACTTGTTTCTGTCAGCAACACCCCTGTTGCAAAGAAGCTGGAGCAAATTGTATCATATGGTGTACTGAATCACATATCAACATGCGACGTGTCCATTTGCAGACGATGTTTAAACCTTATTGACACAATAGACTGCCTTGAAGTGAAACTAGATGCTGTTAAACAAGACCTGAAACAGTTGTTTGCAAATAGGCCAGAAATTTTGCCTTTAAATGCAAATGATGAGTGGGTGAACAGTGGGAAAGGTGGTAATATGGAAGTTAAGAGTTCTGAGCTCTCCGAGGATGtaaataatgaaagtgataaaTCAGCGGTTGATGTTATTTCTGATATTACTAACAAAGTTCCTGAGACAAAATGCATCGAAGCACCCAGTTTGATAGTAGAGGAGGAAACTGTAATTAAGGTCCATGAGGTTTCAAGTGAAAATAGTCTGTCTTCAAAAGTGAAAGCAATTGAAAGTGAAAGTAATCAATCTTCATGTGCTGCACAGTGTGAGATTTCAAATGAAAATGGCAGTCAACAAAATGAAACTGAAAGCAAAAAGTTTTGGTGTGCTCTATGTGATAAATCATTTTGTAGCAAAGAGTATCTGAGCAGGCATAAACAAATGCATACAAAACAGTACAGTTTTTACTGTGACCGTTGTGGTCGTGGATTTTCAATGCGACGACGTTTAGAAAATCATTTGTTGGTGCATAGAGGTGAATTCCGATTTCAATGTGAAATTTGTGGGCGTGGTTTCATCCAGCGGCACAGTCTTGATGACCATTTGAGGCGACATCAGGGCAGATTCAGACTCAGTTGTTCACAGTGTGGCCGTGGTTTTCTACATAGAAATTCTCTGAGAGTGCATTTGCGCACACACACGGGTGAACGCCCTTTTATTTGTGAACACTGTGGTCATAGTTTTTCGTCTGTGTCCAATCTTCGAGCTCATAGCAGTGTTTGCAATGGGGACTTACAACATTCATGTGAAAAATGTGACAAGAAGTTTGCTACAAAATCTCTCTTACAATCGCATATGCGCATACACGAAGGCCTTTTTCGCTTTAATTGTGATGTGTGTAAACGAGGCTTCATGAAAGAATTTGATTACAAAGTACATCTGCGAACACACTCTGGTGAAAAGCCTCACAAGTGCACAGTCTGTGGAAAATTTTATAGCAGTATTGGAAATCTAAACCAGCATGCAAAAAAACATTCAAAAGATAAACCATACAACTGCTCAATGTGTAGTAAAGGGTTTTTGCGTAAATCCATGTTGACAGCCCATATAAATGAACATATGGGAGATCGCCCATTTAAATGTAGCCATTGTGATAAATGTTTTGCCTCAGCTCGTAACTTACACACTCACGAAAAGTCTCATGCAGAAAATGGCAAGAAGTATGTCACTTGCTCTGTATGTGGAAAATCTATTAGTCATAACATGAAAGTTCACATGCGGACACACACAGGGCAGAAACCGTACAAGTGTCAGCAATGTGATATGGCATTCACTGTGAAAAGTACGTTAGACAAACATAAACGAACAAAGCACAAGACAGTGTGTGAAACACAGGAAAATACTGAAAAGTAGTCAAACTTTATCTTTTATCTCCAGATTTCCAGCTATGGTGCTTTTGTTCATTGTTAAAAATATGTTAAACAAAGAAGAGGTTATAGTGCCTATGGTGGCCTTATATAGTCCATAGATGGCTTTTGATTGGTTGGTGATTACATAATGCTGTTGCAGATGGTGTCAACATCTATGCTGGTGGCACCACCATTCCTGTAGTAGCATAAACATTGTGACAGATATCTCTGCCTGTTCTCTGCACAGAGAGCTCATTTCCACGCACCACTAAGATTATATCTGCTGTCACATATGAAGTTCATGTCagacattcttatttctacagcctgtTTAACTGCAGAATCCCAGTATGTAGGAGCCTGgaacaaaacttttgtttcatttaacagTATTTTTGTTTGCTTGTGAAGCTGTGTTCAGCAACTGCAGAGTTCTCCAGTTCTCGATTAGTAATATGCCACTGATGCTCAGCATGGCGGTTGGAAATGGTGCAGATCCACTGATCGATGTAGTTGCTACTGCACTTGCAAGGAATGTCATAAATCCCATTTTCATtttttagtcagcctggatgtggtctcactatttacaaaagttcctgtggaggacacagTGAAACTTGTGGCAAAGCGTTTTCCTTGTGAAAGGAAGTTGTTCTGATGTGTTATAACAACCCCTGTGTCTTGTAAGGCAGTACATTTTATGAAATGACAGACAAAATGGCTATGGAGTTTCCATTGTCTCCAGCAGTGGCCAacttttttatggaacattttgaggagtgtgcattaaattttgctccCTTTCGACCATCTTCATGCTATCATTATGTTGACTACATGTTTGTGGTCTGGCCACAAGGCATAGAAGCTCTGCAGCACTTCCTTGAACCTATGAACAGTATCCACCCAAACATCCTGTTCATTGTTTAGACAGAGATAGAAGGAAGACTGACATTTTTAGATGTGTTGCTAcaacgaaaatcagatggacgtcatGGCCACTCAGTGTATGCAAGCCAaagcacactgatttatatcttagTGCCCAGAGTTTTCATCATCCAGTCCAGAACAGAGCAGATTTGCATACATTGGTACACAGAGCAGAAACTGTTTTTGACAAGGACCACTTGTATTCTGAAATCAATCATCTGAAGAATGTGTTCGAAAAGAACAACTCTGATTTGTATGATATGAAGTCAgcattctccaagaaaaggaaatgtgaaaatgttgaacattcacatGATGAGGTACTGACTATTCCTTCCATTCTGTATCCAGCAGGAAGGCTGAGTCCTGGGAAGACGAGATATAGGACCTATTTTCTGACCTCCTAAGATGGTAAAGAAGATGCTACACCCTGTTAAGCACAGTCTCGGCCACAGATCCCTGGGATTTATAATATACCTTGTGAGTGCAGTAGCAATTACATCGATCAGTCCATCCGGACCACTTCTGACCGCTATGGAGAACGTCAATGGCATATTAAAAAtcaagaactggagaaatctgcatttgctgagcacaGCTTCccaaaaaaacataaaatactgtttgacaaAAGTTTTGATGTGGGCTcctacatactgggattctgtaattaaaggggctgtagaaataagaatgtgtgatAGGAACTTCAACTGTGATAGTGGATACAATCTTAAGCGGTGCATGGAAGTGAGCTGTCGATGCAGAAAAGAGGCAGAAATAGTCATCGCAATGTTTACACTACTATGAGAGTGTGGGACCACAAgtgcagacgttgacaccatctgcaACAGCATTACGTAATTACCAACCAGTCAGAAGCTTTCTGTGGACTATATAAGGCTGCCACAGCTGCAAATTTGACAGTCAATTGCTCCTGACAAAGGTGATGCAGGTAACTGTCCAAAGCTTAGGATTTTTAAGAAGTCTGAGAATGCTTTATACAACAGTGGCATTGCGAAAGACTTCATTTTCAAGAGCTCATAGTGGTGTGTATGACAATAAATTACTTGCTGTGAATGTAAAGACTACATTTCAATTGTTTCTGCATATCTGGAATGCTAGtcattaaatatatttattttgaggacatatttttctatttttatatgtatttgtatgtgAGAAGGAAATTGTTATATACATTAAAGTGAGTTACAAAGAGAGATTTATttccttttcattactttcatcttgaaCAACACTGCCTGGAAATGCACTGTATGGAAATGCAGAGCTGTATCATGGTTCAAATTCCGCAGTAAGCACCAGATTTCCACATCCATGGCTATGAGAGATAGATCATACACATGTGGGAAGATGTTCTTTAAAGTTTGCGAGCTGTTTAGTTTACTTGctatgtaaattaaattttttcctttttctttttgctTCTCACAATGtgtgttacaaataaaataaaagttagtcCCCATGTATTTTATTCACC
This region includes:
- the LOC126482971 gene encoding protein suppressor of hairy wing-like → MRNSRENLQHVRTSVQNSRTLQPQDQFSLCSTYDSCEPTMTVSTSASHPSGSHIPNSSGHYYYRGGTQPSPVFNSVISNQSQNLYNGMFAPQTNFSNQSAFGFNSYGIVDPPPWVFESRVSSSGGSQTEATNKNIYSEKSISCHSQGVSHTCCATRVLENTGLCSPLPADPFKMLTKDLLSCSSKNITSVDTHSWFCSPGLGTPLGQQTHNEHNSLKCTEQFPSCSLPQVSATSHEHSDLKGSVSSHLAGNYFNSMNQTSSNKHSPCTSEASRLNSEVIKEQTGKYYNLQKVHQHSVNASENLLQKSNLEEQPSIFSTPLEDVLCSNVPFSIHFNNEVSQNKTSSSLIPIKDHSHGNNTFEDISKTFSTSHDQISLVQQSYQNQRYSTEPPIQCDAINACLSSETKIGGECPANSTLGSSSCCQLQEALNAFGSHHVAQRHNTTCFHSCPLDVCLNATATQSEEVDDDDKENSNQGSSSAGGESDIIVEETGGEEEVPEGEVTVNEIVGLDRNTSERCFVCSVTASSSMSSVCLVQMSSSSPLVSVSNTPVAKKLEQIVSYGVLNHISTCDVSICRRCLNLIDTIDCLEVKLDAVKQDLKQLFANRPEILPLNANDEWVNSGKGGNMEVKSSELSEDVNNESDKSAVDVISDITNKVPETKCIEAPSLIVEEETVIKVHEVSSENSLSSKVKAIESESNQSSCAAQCEISNENGSQQNETESKKFWCALCDKSFCSKEYLSRHKQMHTKQYSFYCDRCGRGFSMRRRLENHLLVHRGEFRFQCEICGRGFIQRHSLDDHLRRHQGRFRLSCSQCGRGFLHRNSLRVHLRTHTGERPFICEHCGHSFSSVSNLRAHSSVCNGDLQHSCEKCDKKFATKSLLQSHMRIHEGLFRFNCDVCKRGFMKEFDYKVHLRTHSGEKPHKCTVCGKFYSSIGNLNQHAKKHSKDKPYNCSMCSKGFLRKSMLTAHINEHMGDRPFKCSHCDKCFASARNLHTHEKSHAENGKKYVTCSVCGKSISHNMKVHMRTHTGQKPYKCQQCDMAFTVKSTLDKHKRTKHKTVCETQENTEK